One window from the genome of Cryobacterium sp. GrIS_2_6 encodes:
- a CDS encoding DUF3093 domain-containing protein — protein sequence MPEYREKLWASPAPFLATALLMPASILVFAPISMLWGIIIAVVLYGAAVLTLLLTAPVVSVEDGVFTAGRARIGTELIGEAVPFEAAEATLERGRRLDARAWLLIRGWIGPVVRVPIEDPEDPAPYWLVSTRHPTTLAAAINGSRRPASSN from the coding sequence ATGCCTGAATATCGTGAAAAACTCTGGGCCTCACCAGCCCCATTCCTCGCGACCGCACTGCTGATGCCGGCGAGCATCCTCGTTTTCGCACCGATCTCGATGCTCTGGGGAATCATCATCGCCGTCGTGCTCTACGGTGCTGCGGTCCTCACTCTGCTGCTGACTGCTCCGGTCGTCTCCGTCGAGGACGGTGTCTTCACGGCGGGTCGCGCGCGAATAGGAACGGAGCTGATCGGGGAGGCCGTGCCGTTCGAGGCCGCAGAAGCGACTCTCGAGCGGGGACGCAGGCTCGACGCGCGGGCCTGGCTGTTGATCAGGGGCTGGATCGGTCCCGTCGTGCGGGTTCCGATCGAGGATCCCGAGGATCCGGCACCGTACTGGCTCGTCTCGACACGCCACCCAACGACGTTGGCCGCCGCGATCAATGGATCACGACGGCCGGCATCAAGTAACTAA
- the dut gene encoding dUTP diphosphatase, whose amino-acid sequence MAESVEVLITASIVPRYAHPGDAGADLHSAEERVLAPGERALVGTGVSIALPDGYAAFIVPRSGLAAKHGITIVNSPGTVDAGYRGEIKVSLLNTDQTESFAIAVGDRIAQIIITPVSRAAFIPVDRLPDSQRGEGGFGSTGVRGPGNGRQTAGSPMSGDTP is encoded by the coding sequence GTGGCAGAAAGCGTCGAAGTGTTGATTACCGCATCCATCGTTCCGCGGTACGCGCATCCGGGCGACGCCGGAGCAGATCTGCACTCGGCTGAGGAGCGTGTTCTTGCCCCCGGTGAGCGTGCCCTGGTCGGGACCGGCGTGTCGATCGCCCTCCCGGACGGTTATGCGGCGTTCATCGTGCCCCGCAGCGGCCTCGCGGCTAAGCACGGCATCACGATCGTGAACTCGCCGGGTACCGTCGACGCCGGCTACCGGGGCGAAATCAAAGTCTCGCTGCTCAACACCGACCAGACCGAATCTTTTGCGATCGCCGTTGGCGATCGCATTGCCCAGATCATCATCACGCCCGTCTCCCGGGCCGCTTTCATTCCCGTCGACCGGCTGCCAGACAGCCAGCGCGGCGAGGGCGGCTTCGGATCAACGGGTGTGCGTGGACCGGGAAACGGCCGGCAGACCGCCGGCTCACCAATGTCAGGAGACACCCCGTGA
- a CDS encoding DUF3710 domain-containing protein: MTDVATADQFPEPLPKSAPEDRETEGPLDESEANPVRPYVDLGGVKVLPREGLHLRLEIEEGSKRVVAIGLDYAGSTLQVQPFAAPRSSGLWHEIRDQIADQIGKQGGTTTLREGPFGPELVAEIPVATGQDASETSRLARFIGVDGPRWFLRGVIAGEGAINPDAAAQIEDLFRSIVVVRGSAPMPPRDLIPLRMPVTPAGPAEPSDA, translated from the coding sequence GTGACCGACGTCGCGACTGCGGACCAATTCCCGGAACCACTGCCCAAGTCGGCGCCGGAGGACCGTGAGACAGAGGGGCCCCTCGACGAGAGCGAGGCGAACCCGGTGCGACCGTACGTCGACCTCGGCGGCGTCAAGGTCCTGCCTCGCGAGGGCCTGCACCTGCGCCTCGAGATCGAAGAGGGCAGCAAGCGTGTCGTGGCCATCGGCCTGGACTATGCCGGTTCGACCCTGCAGGTCCAGCCGTTCGCCGCACCGCGGTCGAGTGGGCTGTGGCACGAGATCCGCGACCAGATCGCGGACCAGATCGGCAAGCAGGGCGGCACGACGACCCTGCGAGAGGGACCGTTCGGTCCGGAGCTCGTCGCGGAAATCCCCGTCGCCACTGGCCAGGACGCCTCCGAAACCAGCAGGCTGGCCCGCTTCATCGGCGTCGACGGCCCCCGTTGGTTCCTCCGCGGAGTGATCGCGGGCGAAGGCGCCATCAACCCGGACGCAGCCGCGCAGATCGAGGACCTCTTCCGCAGCATCGTCGTCGTACGGGGGTCCGCACCCATGCCGCCGCGCGACCTGATCCCGCTGCGCATGCCGGTCACGCCCGCCGGCCCCGCAGAACCGTCCGACGCCTGA
- a CDS encoding DUF3159 domain-containing protein produces MTDTPASRDEPETPDPAEPAPKAVFADSMAAAARRAGFSPAAEGEPISGHALLAAMGGIRGLVEAVVPGLVFLVTYTLTRALIPSLVAPIVIGIVMAGLRVAARQTVTQAVGGLVGIGISAVLALLSGKAEDFYLSGFWINGVYGGALVISIIVGWPLIGLAVGFLVGDGVNWRSDPSKRRVLTLLTALWAGLFLLRLAVELPLYYAGNVAWLGATKLLMGIPLYAPLLIVSWLMVRSVYRPSPPADGESGN; encoded by the coding sequence ATGACGGACACCCCAGCATCCCGCGACGAGCCGGAGACCCCCGACCCTGCGGAGCCGGCCCCGAAGGCCGTATTCGCCGACAGCATGGCCGCTGCGGCGCGACGTGCCGGCTTCTCGCCCGCGGCAGAGGGAGAGCCGATCAGCGGCCACGCCCTGCTCGCAGCGATGGGCGGCATCCGCGGCCTGGTCGAGGCCGTGGTGCCCGGGCTCGTCTTCCTCGTCACATACACCCTGACCCGGGCCCTTATTCCCTCCCTCGTCGCCCCGATCGTGATCGGCATCGTGATGGCGGGCCTGCGTGTCGCGGCGAGGCAGACCGTGACGCAGGCTGTCGGCGGACTCGTCGGCATCGGCATCAGCGCCGTGCTCGCCCTGCTCTCCGGAAAGGCAGAGGACTTCTACCTCTCCGGGTTCTGGATCAACGGCGTTTACGGAGGAGCCCTCGTGATCTCGATCATCGTGGGGTGGCCGCTCATCGGCCTCGCCGTCGGCTTCCTGGTCGGCGACGGCGTGAACTGGCGGTCCGACCCGTCCAAGCGCCGGGTGCTCACCCTGCTGACCGCCCTGTGGGCGGGGCTGTTCCTCCTGCGCCTCGCCGTGGAACTCCCGCTCTACTACGCAGGCAACGTCGCCTGGCTCGGCGCGACCAAGCTCCTGATGGGCATCCCGCTGTATGCGCCGCTCCTCATCGTGTCGTGGCTGATGGTGCGGTCCGTCTACCGTCCGAGCCCGCCCGCCGACGGTGAATCCGGGAACTGA
- a CDS encoding HAD-IC family P-type ATPase, translating to MTGAGVHDGLSGAEVAERLADGRGNDVRQSTSRTVADILRENVFTLFNAILTVCFIAVAVLGDYRDGLFYLVVVANALIGIVQEVRAKLVLDRLALLAVPEVAVKRDGFARIVPLGMVVQDDVLVLRPGDQVPADAVVLDGDDLVADESLLTGESDPVVKVVGDELLSGSYISGGSGYARLTFVGAASYANRLTAEIKRHSLVHSELRAATNRILVLLSWLLGPVILLTLIGRIAAYGGLDALFTGPDAPWRSALRDSVAGVVGMIPEGLVLLISLAFGLAAIQLARHKVLIEELAAVEVLARVDVLCLDKTGTLTSGTLDFDRLVVQSAAHEADARLVLGLIGTDDAANLTARVLGPHFEPGPAVVGARLPFSSARKFSGLTLDLPGRGSSSWLFGAPERLLAGHPESLAAASFIAAEGHRTLALVLLDGTTPLDTAIDPEHSSLEPVCLVVFRESVRPHAAETLRYFATQGVRVIVMSGDSPVTVAAIARRLGVAGETVNAADLDDDEALAAALETTSLFGRVSPEQKRTAVALLQGQGRTVAMTGDGVNDAMAIKDADLGIAMGSATPATKAASRLVLLDNRFDRLPEVLGLGRRVIANVERVANLFLSKTVYGILIALTTSLLALPFPFLPRQLTLVSGLAIGIPSFVLALAPNRRIYTPGVLRRIVRYAVPTGAIAAATALVTFLFVYGRIPLHEARSVTTIALFVVSLWILCVLARPLTGPRLALVTGMAAAMVLACTIPFTRAFFVIDVRLDLPLLFGIGVGALGAATIELMYRHARRTGLVFDRE from the coding sequence ATGACCGGCGCGGGGGTTCACGATGGGCTGAGCGGCGCCGAGGTCGCCGAGCGGCTCGCGGACGGTCGAGGCAACGATGTCCGGCAGTCGACGTCGCGCACGGTGGCGGACATCCTGCGGGAGAACGTCTTCACCCTGTTCAACGCGATCCTGACCGTGTGCTTCATTGCCGTCGCCGTGCTCGGCGACTACCGGGACGGCCTCTTCTACCTGGTCGTCGTCGCGAACGCGCTGATCGGGATCGTTCAGGAGGTCCGTGCGAAGCTCGTGCTCGACCGGCTCGCGCTCCTCGCGGTTCCCGAAGTCGCGGTCAAGCGCGATGGGTTCGCGCGCATCGTCCCGCTCGGCATGGTCGTCCAGGACGACGTGCTCGTCCTCCGGCCGGGCGATCAGGTGCCCGCTGACGCCGTCGTCCTCGACGGAGACGACCTCGTCGCGGACGAGTCCCTCCTCACCGGGGAGTCCGATCCGGTCGTCAAGGTGGTCGGCGACGAACTCCTGTCCGGCTCGTACATCTCGGGCGGCTCCGGCTACGCGCGGCTCACCTTCGTGGGTGCTGCCTCGTATGCGAACCGGCTCACCGCCGAGATCAAACGGCACTCCCTCGTCCACTCCGAGCTCCGGGCGGCGACCAACCGCATCCTCGTACTGCTGTCCTGGCTGCTCGGCCCGGTGATCCTCCTCACCCTGATCGGGCGCATCGCGGCATACGGCGGGCTCGACGCCCTCTTCACCGGGCCGGACGCTCCGTGGCGCAGCGCACTCCGCGACTCGGTGGCCGGCGTCGTCGGCATGATCCCGGAGGGCCTCGTCCTGCTGATCAGCCTCGCCTTCGGCCTCGCCGCCATCCAGCTGGCCAGGCACAAGGTCCTCATCGAGGAACTCGCCGCCGTCGAGGTTCTCGCGCGGGTGGACGTGCTCTGCCTCGACAAGACCGGCACCCTCACGAGCGGCACGCTCGACTTCGACAGGCTCGTCGTGCAGTCGGCGGCGCACGAAGCGGATGCCCGGCTCGTGCTCGGCCTGATCGGCACGGACGACGCGGCGAACCTCACCGCGCGGGTGCTCGGGCCGCACTTCGAACCGGGGCCGGCCGTCGTGGGCGCCCGGCTCCCGTTCAGCTCCGCCCGCAAGTTCAGCGGCCTCACCCTCGACCTTCCCGGGCGCGGCAGCTCGTCGTGGCTCTTCGGGGCCCCCGAGCGGCTGCTCGCGGGGCACCCCGAATCGCTGGCCGCGGCATCCTTCATTGCCGCGGAGGGACACCGCACCCTCGCGCTCGTGCTCCTGGACGGGACGACGCCCCTCGACACGGCGATCGATCCGGAGCATTCCAGCCTCGAACCGGTGTGCCTCGTGGTGTTCCGCGAATCGGTGCGCCCACACGCGGCAGAGACCCTGCGGTACTTCGCGACGCAGGGGGTGCGGGTGATCGTCATGTCGGGGGACAGCCCCGTGACTGTCGCCGCGATCGCGCGCCGGCTCGGCGTGGCCGGCGAGACGGTCAACGCGGCAGATCTCGACGATGACGAAGCACTCGCGGCCGCGCTGGAAACGACGAGCCTGTTCGGACGCGTCAGCCCCGAGCAGAAGCGAACGGCCGTCGCCCTGCTGCAGGGACAGGGGCGGACGGTCGCGATGACGGGGGACGGCGTCAACGACGCGATGGCGATCAAGGACGCCGACCTCGGCATCGCGATGGGGTCTGCGACCCCTGCGACGAAGGCGGCCTCGCGCCTCGTCCTGCTCGACAACCGCTTCGACCGCCTCCCCGAGGTGCTCGGCCTCGGTCGCAGGGTCATCGCCAACGTCGAACGCGTCGCCAACCTGTTCCTGTCCAAGACGGTCTACGGCATCCTGATCGCCCTGACGACCTCCCTGCTCGCCTTGCCGTTTCCGTTCCTGCCCCGGCAGCTCACGCTGGTCTCCGGCCTCGCGATCGGTATCCCCTCCTTCGTGCTCGCGCTCGCGCCCAACCGGCGGATCTACACACCGGGGGTCCTGCGCCGCATCGTCCGCTACGCCGTGCCGACAGGCGCCATCGCCGCAGCGACGGCCCTCGTGACGTTCCTCTTCGTCTACGGCAGGATCCCGCTCCACGAGGCACGGAGCGTCACGACCATCGCCCTCTTCGTCGTCTCGCTCTGGATTCTCTGCGTGCTCGCCCGTCCACTCACCGGTCCCCGCCTCGCCCTCGTCACGGGAATGGCCGCTGCGATGGTGCTCGCGTGCACGATCCCGTTCACCCGGGCGTTCTTTGTCATCGACGTGCGCCTCGACCTCCCATTGCTTTTCGGGATCGGCGTCGGGGCGCTCGGAGCGGCGACCATCGAACTCATGTACCGGCATGCGCGGCGCACCGGTCTCGTTTTCGACCGCGAATAG
- the acnA gene encoding aconitate hydratase AcnA, with protein sequence MSALNSFGAKDTLRVGATDYEVFRLDSVQGYKLLPFSLKVLLENLLRTEDGANITADHIRALGAWVPTSEPDTEIQFTPARVIMQDFTGVPCIVDLATMREAVAELGGDPNKINPLAPAELVIDHSVIADLFGSENALERNVDIEYERNGERYQFLRWGQTAFDDFKVVPPGTGIVHQVNIEYLARVTMTRVVNGVLQAYPDTCVGTDSHTTMVNGLGVLGWGVGGIEAEAAMLGQPVSMLIPKVVGFKLTGSIPTGVTATDVVLTITQMLRKHGVVGKFVEFYGEGVAEVPLANRATIGNMSPEFGSTAAMFPIDDVTLGYLRLTGRSEEQVALVEAYAKLQGLWHDPAREPVFSEYLEIDLGTVVPSIAGPKRPQDRVELSRAKDQFETDLQSYATQDLSRVDAAVEATFPASDPIGFTAQDERSAHAISHTHVSHPPRTISTPVAIDTAAGASYTLDHGAVAVAAITSCTNTSNPSVMLAAGLLARNAVRKGLTSKPWVKTTLAPGSKVVTDYYEKAGLTGDLEALGFYTVGYGCTVCIGNTGPLIDEVSAAINENDLAVTAVLSGNRNFEGRISPDVKMNYLASPPLVIAYALAGSMNFDFETDALGDDTEGNPVFLRDIWPDSAEVQSTIDSSIDTEMFTKEYGAVFEGDERWRSLPTPDSEVFEWDSESTYVRKPPYFDGMTLETTPVSDIVGARVLAKLGDSVTTDHISPAGNIKADSPAGAYLVEHGVARGDFNSYGSRRGNHEVMIRGTFANIRLRNQLLDDVEGGYTRDFTVAGAPQSFIYDASQNYQAAGIPLVIFGGKEYGSGSSRDWAAKGTSLLGVKAVITESFERIHRSNLIGMGVVPLQFPAGESWASLGLDGTEIVSIAGLTELNAGVTPKTVHVTATPSENSAAGKATVEFDAVVRIDTPGEADYYRNGGILQYVLRSLVA encoded by the coding sequence GTGTCTGCGTTAAACAGTTTTGGAGCCAAGGACACCCTCCGCGTCGGAGCGACAGACTATGAGGTCTTTCGCCTGGACTCGGTGCAGGGTTACAAATTGCTGCCGTTCAGTCTCAAGGTGCTGCTGGAGAACCTCCTCCGCACCGAAGACGGCGCCAACATCACGGCCGATCACATCCGCGCCCTCGGCGCCTGGGTTCCCACGAGCGAACCGGACACCGAGATCCAGTTCACGCCCGCCCGCGTGATCATGCAGGACTTCACGGGCGTGCCCTGTATCGTCGACCTCGCAACGATGCGCGAGGCCGTCGCAGAGCTGGGCGGCGACCCGAACAAGATCAACCCGCTCGCCCCCGCCGAACTGGTCATCGACCACTCGGTCATCGCCGACCTCTTCGGTAGCGAGAACGCCCTCGAGCGCAACGTCGACATCGAATACGAGCGCAACGGCGAGCGCTACCAGTTCCTGCGCTGGGGCCAGACCGCTTTCGACGATTTCAAGGTCGTCCCGCCGGGAACCGGCATCGTGCACCAGGTCAACATCGAATACCTCGCTCGCGTCACGATGACCCGCGTCGTCAACGGCGTGCTGCAGGCCTACCCGGACACCTGCGTCGGCACCGACTCGCACACGACCATGGTCAACGGCCTCGGCGTGCTCGGCTGGGGCGTCGGCGGCATCGAGGCAGAGGCGGCCATGCTCGGCCAGCCCGTCTCCATGCTCATCCCCAAGGTCGTCGGCTTCAAGCTCACCGGCTCCATCCCGACCGGCGTCACCGCGACTGATGTCGTCCTCACCATCACGCAGATGCTCCGCAAGCACGGCGTGGTCGGCAAATTCGTCGAATTCTACGGAGAGGGCGTCGCGGAGGTTCCCCTCGCCAACCGGGCGACCATCGGCAACATGAGCCCCGAGTTCGGCTCGACCGCCGCCATGTTCCCGATCGACGATGTCACCCTCGGCTACCTGCGCCTCACCGGCCGCAGCGAGGAACAGGTCGCCCTCGTCGAGGCATACGCGAAGCTGCAGGGTCTCTGGCACGACCCGGCCCGGGAGCCCGTCTTCAGCGAGTACCTCGAGATCGACCTCGGCACCGTCGTCCCCTCGATCGCCGGGCCCAAGCGCCCGCAGGACCGGGTCGAGCTCAGCCGCGCCAAGGACCAGTTCGAGACCGACCTGCAGAGCTACGCGACCCAGGACCTGTCCCGGGTCGATGCCGCCGTCGAAGCTACCTTCCCCGCCTCCGACCCGATCGGGTTCACCGCTCAGGACGAGAGAAGCGCCCACGCGATCTCGCACACCCACGTGAGCCACCCGCCCCGGACCATCTCCACCCCGGTCGCGATCGACACCGCCGCGGGAGCGAGCTACACCCTCGACCACGGGGCCGTCGCCGTCGCCGCGATCACATCGTGCACGAACACATCCAACCCGAGCGTCATGCTCGCGGCCGGACTCCTCGCCCGCAACGCCGTCAGGAAGGGCCTCACGAGCAAGCCGTGGGTCAAGACGACCCTCGCGCCGGGCTCCAAGGTCGTCACGGACTACTACGAGAAGGCCGGCCTCACCGGTGACCTCGAAGCCCTCGGCTTCTACACCGTCGGCTACGGCTGCACCGTGTGCATCGGCAATACCGGTCCGCTCATCGACGAGGTGTCCGCCGCGATCAACGAGAACGACCTCGCCGTCACGGCCGTACTCTCGGGCAATCGCAACTTCGAGGGCAGGATCAGCCCGGACGTCAAGATGAACTACCTGGCGAGCCCGCCGCTCGTGATCGCATACGCCCTCGCCGGTTCGATGAACTTCGACTTCGAGACGGATGCGCTCGGTGACGACACCGAGGGCAACCCGGTGTTCCTCAGGGACATCTGGCCGGACTCCGCCGAGGTGCAGTCGACGATCGACAGTTCGATCGACACCGAGATGTTCACGAAGGAATACGGCGCCGTCTTCGAGGGCGACGAGCGCTGGCGCTCCCTGCCGACGCCCGACAGCGAGGTCTTCGAGTGGGACAGCGAGTCCACTTACGTGCGGAAGCCCCCGTACTTCGACGGCATGACGCTGGAGACCACGCCGGTGAGCGACATCGTCGGCGCCCGGGTGCTCGCGAAGCTCGGCGACTCTGTCACGACCGACCACATCAGCCCGGCCGGCAACATCAAGGCCGACAGCCCCGCCGGAGCGTACCTCGTCGAGCACGGGGTCGCCCGCGGCGACTTCAACTCCTACGGATCGCGCCGGGGCAACCACGAGGTCATGATCCGCGGCACCTTCGCTAATATTCGGCTGCGCAACCAGCTCCTCGACGACGTCGAGGGCGGCTACACCCGCGACTTCACCGTCGCGGGCGCGCCGCAGTCGTTCATCTACGACGCGAGCCAGAACTACCAGGCCGCGGGCATCCCGCTCGTGATCTTCGGCGGCAAGGAGTACGGCTCCGGTTCCTCCAGGGACTGGGCGGCCAAGGGAACCAGCCTCCTGGGCGTCAAGGCCGTCATCACCGAGAGCTTCGAGCGGATCCACCGCTCGAACCTGATCGGCATGGGCGTCGTCCCGCTGCAGTTCCCGGCCGGCGAGAGCTGGGCGTCCCTGGGACTGGACGGCACCGAGATCGTCTCGATCGCGGGCCTGACGGAACTCAACGCCGGCGTCACCCCGAAGACGGTGCACGTGACCGCGACCCCGAGCGAGAACTCGGCAGCGGGCAAGGCGACCGTCGAATTCGACGCCGTGGTCCGCATCGACACGCCCGGTGAGGCCGACTACTACCGGAACGGCGGCATCCTGCAGTACGTTCTTCGTTCACTGGTCGCGTAA
- the dxs gene encoding 1-deoxy-D-xylulose-5-phosphate synthase, whose translation MSLLETITGPRDLDRLSLDELVQLAAEIRGFLVSEVSKTGGHLGPNLGVVEMTIAIHRVFESPRDAIVFDTGHQSYVHKLLTGRQDFSGLRQQDGLAGYPQRSESVHDIVESSHASSSLSWADGISRAFEMTGQSDRHVIAVVGDGALTGGMTWEALNNISDDNTRRLIIVVNDNGRSYAPTIGGMARFLNTVRTRSSYHAAYLSSRRAFDNMGAPARAFFRGVRGGMHGFLARFSNNEALYSNLDIKYIGPVDGHDMEAMLEALQQAKNYGAPVIVHTITQKGKGYNPAMQDTADQFHAVGQIDPETGESTETPGAPSWTSVFADELLNLATENPRIVGITAAMLRPTGLHRMAERFPNRVHDVGIAEQHAVTSAAGLAFGGLHPVVALYATFINRAFDQVLMDVALHKAGVTFVLDRAGVTGPDGPSHHGIWDLAILQVVPGIRLAAPRDSTRLREELGEAIAVEDGPTVLRFPKGSTGVEFDAVARLDDGVDVLLESTQKDVLIVTVGPMAAMGLDVARRLSAQGIGATVIDPRWVVPVPRSLIGLAAEHRLVVSIEDGIRVGGIGTRIRQDLREAGVDTAVTELGLPDEFLAHGTRAEILERVGLTPQHIARDVVAMVLGSKLPHARPLPADRTDTGSITMRGGRAE comes from the coding sequence ATGAGCCTGCTGGAGACCATAACTGGTCCGCGTGACCTCGACCGCCTCTCGCTCGACGAACTGGTCCAGCTCGCGGCGGAAATCCGCGGCTTCCTGGTCAGCGAGGTCTCCAAGACCGGCGGGCACCTCGGGCCGAACCTCGGCGTGGTGGAGATGACCATCGCCATCCACCGCGTCTTCGAGTCGCCGCGGGACGCGATCGTCTTCGACACCGGGCACCAGTCCTATGTGCACAAGCTCCTGACGGGCCGCCAGGACTTCAGCGGCCTCCGCCAGCAGGATGGGCTTGCCGGGTACCCGCAGCGCTCGGAGTCCGTGCACGACATCGTCGAGAGCTCGCACGCCTCGAGCTCGCTGTCCTGGGCTGACGGCATCTCCCGCGCCTTCGAGATGACCGGGCAGAGCGACCGGCACGTGATCGCCGTCGTCGGGGACGGTGCGCTCACCGGGGGGATGACCTGGGAAGCGCTCAACAACATCAGCGACGACAACACCCGGCGCCTGATCATCGTCGTGAACGACAACGGCCGCTCCTATGCGCCGACGATCGGCGGCATGGCCAGGTTCCTCAACACCGTGCGCACCCGCAGCAGCTACCACGCGGCCTACCTGAGCAGCCGCCGCGCCTTCGACAACATGGGCGCACCGGCCCGTGCGTTCTTCCGCGGTGTCCGCGGCGGGATGCACGGCTTCCTCGCCCGATTCTCCAACAACGAGGCGCTGTACTCGAACCTCGACATCAAGTACATCGGCCCGGTCGACGGGCACGATATGGAGGCGATGCTCGAGGCGCTCCAGCAGGCCAAGAACTACGGTGCGCCGGTGATTGTGCACACGATCACCCAGAAGGGTAAGGGCTACAACCCTGCCATGCAGGATACCGCAGACCAGTTCCACGCGGTCGGCCAGATCGACCCGGAGACGGGGGAGTCGACCGAGACCCCCGGCGCGCCGTCCTGGACCTCTGTCTTCGCCGACGAACTCCTGAACCTCGCGACGGAGAACCCGCGGATCGTCGGGATCACGGCGGCCATGCTGCGTCCGACCGGACTGCACCGGATGGCGGAACGGTTTCCGAACCGGGTCCACGACGTCGGCATCGCCGAACAGCACGCCGTGACGAGCGCCGCCGGCCTCGCGTTCGGCGGGTTGCACCCCGTCGTCGCCCTGTACGCGACCTTCATCAACCGCGCCTTCGACCAGGTCCTGATGGACGTCGCCCTGCACAAGGCCGGGGTGACCTTCGTCCTCGACCGGGCGGGCGTGACCGGCCCGGACGGGCCGAGCCACCACGGGATCTGGGACCTTGCCATCCTGCAGGTCGTCCCTGGCATCCGTCTCGCTGCGCCGCGCGACTCGACCAGGCTCCGCGAGGAGCTCGGAGAGGCCATCGCCGTCGAGGACGGACCGACCGTGCTGCGTTTCCCGAAGGGCAGCACCGGGGTCGAGTTCGACGCCGTGGCCCGCCTCGACGACGGCGTCGACGTTCTGCTCGAATCGACCCAGAAAGACGTGCTCATCGTCACGGTCGGACCGATGGCGGCCATGGGCCTCGACGTCGCCAGGCGCCTGTCGGCTCAGGGGATCGGCGCGACCGTCATCGACCCGCGCTGGGTCGTCCCTGTGCCCCGGAGCCTGATCGGGCTCGCCGCGGAGCACCGTCTCGTCGTGAGCATCGAAGACGGGATCCGGGTCGGGGGAATCGGCACGCGCATCCGCCAGGACCTGCGCGAGGCCGGCGTCGACACGGCCGTCACCGAACTCGGACTGCCCGACGAATTCCTCGCCCACGGCACCCGAGCCGAGATCCTTGAACGGGTCGGCCTCACGCCGCAGCACATCGCGCGCGACGTCGTGGCGATGGTGCTCGGCAGCAAGCTCCCGCACGCGCGGCCGCTCCCCGCCGATCGAACGGACACGGGATCGATCACGATGCGCGGCGGACGCGCGGAGTGA
- a CDS encoding NAD-dependent epimerase/dehydratase family protein: protein MTVLIAGCGDLGTEVGLRLAALGHRVVGLRRSSGVLPVAIEGQAVDLTRERPVVPADTDIVIVAIAAAGPTADAYRTAYVDGLRNLLDALDAAGVEPSRFLLVSSTAVYGVDDGSWIDEGSPAVPSSETGAVLLEAEDLLRGRLPGATVLRLAGIYGPGRERLIGQVRAGTSSAEGLSSHTNRIHRDDAAAAIVHLVTGAAEPASLYLGADSLPARRRDVLAFLAAELGVPDPVGVASRPSTVVGESADSPASPVGRAGRASPGPRGGDKRCRNALLLASGFRFAYPSYREGYRSLLAGVGIRHP, encoded by the coding sequence ATGACGGTCCTGATCGCGGGCTGCGGCGATCTCGGCACCGAGGTCGGGCTGCGGCTTGCGGCACTCGGACACCGCGTCGTCGGGCTGCGCAGGTCGTCGGGCGTTCTCCCCGTCGCGATCGAGGGCCAGGCCGTCGACCTCACTCGTGAGCGGCCCGTGGTCCCCGCCGATACAGACATCGTGATCGTCGCGATCGCCGCGGCCGGCCCGACGGCGGATGCCTACCGCACCGCCTACGTCGACGGCCTGCGGAACCTCCTCGACGCCCTCGATGCGGCGGGCGTCGAACCGAGCCGTTTCCTGCTCGTGTCCTCGACCGCCGTGTACGGCGTGGACGACGGGAGCTGGATCGACGAGGGATCTCCCGCTGTGCCTTCGTCCGAGACCGGTGCCGTGCTCCTCGAAGCCGAGGACCTGCTGCGCGGCCGCCTGCCCGGCGCCACCGTGCTGCGGCTAGCCGGGATCTACGGGCCCGGCCGGGAACGCCTGATCGGCCAGGTCCGTGCAGGGACGAGCTCTGCGGAGGGCCTGTCCAGCCACACCAACCGCATCCATAGGGACGACGCGGCCGCGGCCATCGTGCACCTCGTGACCGGCGCCGCGGAGCCCGCGTCGCTCTACCTCGGCGCGGACAGCCTTCCCGCGCGGCGCCGTGACGTCCTCGCCTTCCTCGCCGCAGAACTCGGCGTTCCCGATCCGGTCGGTGTCGCGAGCCGCCCGTCGACAGTGGTGGGGGAATCGGCCGACAGTCCCGCGAGTCCCGTCGGGCGGGCGGGCCGGGCGTCCCCCGGACCTCGCGGCGGCGACAAGCGCTGTCGCAACGCCCTGCTGCTCGCGAGCGGCTTCCGCTTCGCCTACCCGAGTTATCGGGAGGGGTACCGTTCCCTCCTCGCCGGCGTCGGCATCCGTCATCCCTGA